Proteins from one Anaerosoma tenue genomic window:
- a CDS encoding DNA adenine methylase encodes MKPFLNWAGGKRWLVANHADLLRVSHDRLVEPFVGSGAVFFHLEPSAALLSDANPRLIEAYTAVRDEPERVLDLLKVHRRKHSTEYYYHVRDQRFRTPATRAAQLIYLNRTCFNGLYRVNLQGRFNVPKGSKDAVILPGDDFVAWSQALSGSELRACDFQQTIDDAVEGDFLYVDPPYTVKHNMDNFVKYNEHIFSWSDQVRLRDALVAASRRGVAVVVSNADHPSIRELYGDGSWQLHPVSRHSRLAASSDHRKRTTELLILNGAVATQGQPHAQYDEVDVGATRRPG; translated from the coding sequence GTGAAACCGTTTCTTAACTGGGCCGGGGGCAAGCGATGGCTGGTTGCCAATCACGCCGATTTGCTTCGAGTGTCACACGATAGACTCGTGGAGCCCTTTGTTGGTAGCGGTGCGGTCTTCTTTCACCTTGAACCATCTGCGGCGCTGCTGTCGGACGCCAATCCGCGATTGATTGAAGCGTATACCGCGGTTCGGGATGAACCGGAGCGAGTCCTCGACCTACTCAAGGTTCACCGGCGCAAGCACAGCACTGAGTACTATTACCACGTCAGAGATCAGCGCTTCCGTACGCCTGCCACCCGTGCTGCGCAGCTGATCTACCTCAATCGAACGTGCTTCAATGGCCTGTATCGAGTGAATCTCCAGGGACGCTTCAACGTACCCAAAGGATCCAAGGATGCCGTCATCCTCCCCGGTGACGATTTCGTGGCGTGGAGTCAGGCCCTGTCTGGTTCGGAACTGAGGGCATGCGATTTCCAGCAGACGATTGATGATGCCGTTGAGGGCGATTTTCTTTACGTAGATCCGCCCTATACGGTGAAGCACAACATGGACAACTTCGTGAAGTACAACGAGCACATCTTCTCGTGGTCGGATCAGGTGCGACTGAGGGACGCGTTGGTTGCTGCATCTCGTCGCGGCGTTGCAGTTGTTGTCTCGAACGCAGATCATCCGTCGATTCGGGAACTCTATGGCGATGGAAGCTGGCAGTTGCATCCGGTGTCCAGACACAGCCGACTGGCAGCCTCATCTGATCATCGCAAGCGGACAACCGAACTCCTGATTCTGAATGGGGCTGTGGCCACTCAAGGGCAACCGCACGCTCAGTATGATGAGGTCGATGTCGGCGCAACACGCAGACCTGGCTAA
- a CDS encoding DGQHR domain-containing protein yields MDRQEWLKPLLTDASALKREAAKRRKPFKEVSVAKSDAAEYIDQGWVVVRELKRKTVLRREWPHEERLENRTWLLFYLLGYPEVSSGRNFKIRIERKGADPLWKQIDVFAKDDETVIVAECKSCDQVTRRSLQKDIEEFSSLRGPIADAIRKHYGRDPKLRIIWLFVTSNIVWSKPDRERAAGARINIVTERELRYYLQIADHLKSAARYQFLAEFLKDQRIPAMDGVRVPAVRGKLGGRTFYSFVSTPRQMLKIAFVNHRSLNDPEGAPTYQRLVSRTRLRQISKFLQEGGYFPTNILVNFRQRCRFEQMASDDETGVAFGHLYLPSKYRSAWVIDGQHRLYGYAPLSDRELAQNIMVVAFENLDQTQEANLFVTINHEQKSVPRTLLDDLEGELKWGSDRPAERIGAISARLIGLMNGDIGEALYGRVTQQGIPATEKTCLTVPELKTGLRRSGLVGSSILKGKEYSPGPLSDTADSDTLDRARQVLNGYLDQIAASNRGLWEMGRQGLLCTNTAMQAHFQLLASVIAHMEKATGLAARELEPLELLAEIEDYIDPITSWLQGASQADMVANFKVPFGSGGPPEYYYRLCHMIQQSYPDFEPDGLAKWVESRSEERIAEADRQIKELNILVQKFIFDRFKEVYGPEGSAYWDQGVTDKEIRARAYKKSLDDEGDDRLPLEHYLDFIEYKKIIETRNHWPLFKGVFDIPEPGQKGLSKNLKWMERINELRRIPAHPTDQRSYKVEDFDYLDYMYGELTARIAAFENGDGDNVVSLS; encoded by the coding sequence ATGGATCGACAGGAATGGTTGAAGCCTCTGCTCACTGACGCATCGGCTCTCAAGCGCGAGGCGGCCAAGAGGCGCAAGCCGTTCAAGGAGGTCTCAGTTGCCAAGAGCGACGCGGCAGAGTACATCGACCAGGGATGGGTGGTCGTTCGAGAGCTGAAGCGCAAGACCGTACTGCGGCGCGAATGGCCGCACGAAGAGCGACTCGAGAATCGAACTTGGTTGCTCTTCTACCTACTCGGATATCCCGAGGTGAGCTCCGGCAGGAACTTCAAGATTAGGATCGAGCGCAAAGGTGCCGATCCGCTCTGGAAGCAGATTGACGTGTTCGCGAAGGACGATGAGACCGTCATCGTCGCTGAATGCAAGTCCTGCGACCAGGTCACACGCAGGAGCCTACAGAAGGACATCGAGGAGTTCTCTAGCCTCAGGGGTCCAATCGCGGACGCCATCAGGAAGCACTATGGACGGGACCCCAAGCTCAGGATCATATGGCTCTTCGTGACGAGCAACATAGTGTGGTCCAAGCCAGACAGAGAACGTGCTGCAGGTGCGCGAATCAACATCGTCACGGAACGCGAGCTGCGCTATTACCTGCAAATCGCCGATCACCTGAAGTCCGCCGCGAGGTATCAGTTCCTCGCGGAGTTCCTAAAGGACCAGCGGATCCCAGCTATGGATGGTGTACGCGTTCCAGCTGTCAGGGGGAAGTTGGGGGGGCGTACGTTCTATTCATTTGTGTCGACGCCTCGGCAGATGCTCAAGATTGCATTCGTCAATCACAGGTCTCTCAATGACCCCGAAGGCGCTCCGACCTACCAGCGGCTTGTGAGCCGCACGCGCCTCAGGCAGATATCGAAGTTCCTCCAAGAGGGGGGTTACTTCCCCACAAACATCCTCGTGAACTTCCGGCAGAGGTGCCGCTTTGAACAGATGGCTAGTGACGACGAAACGGGCGTGGCGTTCGGCCACCTGTACCTACCCAGCAAGTACCGCTCTGCGTGGGTTATCGATGGGCAGCATCGGCTCTACGGCTATGCACCGCTGTCTGACCGCGAGCTGGCACAGAACATAATGGTGGTCGCCTTTGAGAACCTGGACCAGACCCAAGAGGCGAACCTCTTCGTGACTATCAATCACGAGCAGAAGTCTGTTCCCAGGACCCTGCTGGATGATCTGGAAGGCGAGCTTAAGTGGGGATCTGATCGCCCAGCTGAGCGGATCGGCGCGATCAGTGCACGGCTGATTGGTCTAATGAACGGTGACATCGGTGAGGCACTGTACGGCCGGGTGACGCAACAGGGCATCCCCGCAACAGAGAAGACCTGTCTGACAGTCCCAGAGCTCAAGACCGGACTCCGGCGCTCTGGACTGGTCGGGTCGTCGATCCTGAAGGGCAAGGAGTACTCTCCCGGGCCCTTGAGCGACACTGCTGACTCCGACACGCTTGACCGTGCCCGACAGGTCCTGAATGGATACCTCGACCAAATCGCCGCCTCGAACCGTGGCCTATGGGAGATGGGGCGCCAAGGCCTTCTCTGCACCAACACCGCGATGCAGGCACACTTCCAGCTGTTGGCATCTGTTATCGCCCACATGGAGAAGGCGACGGGTCTAGCGGCGCGCGAACTCGAGCCCCTGGAGCTACTGGCTGAGATCGAGGACTACATAGACCCGATCACGAGCTGGCTCCAAGGGGCATCCCAAGCGGACATGGTAGCGAACTTCAAGGTCCCGTTTGGATCGGGTGGGCCTCCTGAGTACTACTACCGCCTATGTCACATGATCCAACAGTCCTACCCAGATTTCGAGCCCGATGGGCTAGCTAAGTGGGTCGAGTCGCGCTCCGAGGAACGTATCGCTGAGGCAGACCGTCAGATCAAGGAACTGAATATCCTGGTCCAGAAGTTCATCTTCGACAGGTTCAAGGAAGTTTACGGACCCGAGGGCTCCGCCTACTGGGATCAAGGGGTCACGGACAAGGAGATTCGCGCGCGAGCGTACAAGAAGTCGCTCGATGATGAGGGCGATGACCGCCTTCCACTCGAGCACTACTTGGACTTCATCGAGTACAAGAAGATCATCGAGACGCGCAATCATTGGCCCCTGTTCAAGGGCGTGTTCGACATACCAGAGCCGGGGCAAAAGGGGCTCTCGAAGAACCTCAAGTGGATGGAGCGAATCAACGAGCTTCGACGCATTCCAGCTCACCCGACCGATCAGCGAAGCTACAAGGTCGAGGACTTCGACTACCTCGACTATATGTACGGCGAGCTAACGGCACGAATTGCCGCATTTGAGAATGGTGACGGCGACAACGTCGTGTCATTGTCGTGA
- the uvrC gene encoding excinuclease ABC subunit UvrC has translation MDTTPDIQAQLGHVPDAPGVYLWKQAGEVLYVGKAKSLRKRMRQYTGGHDDRAMVPRMMARVDSFDYVTTTTEAESMILEANLIKELRPPYNVDFKDDKSFPFIALTLSDPFPAIKYTREKHKPGTRYFGPYTDARAARETMEVVRRVYPVCRATCVEWKRLTARSGEPTGTACFDYHVGKGPGPCVGAITQAEYRERIDKIAAFLEGRQREVADELERAMRVAAADLDYERAARLRNSLDAVRASLERQRVVSDRPLDLDVIGLEREETITGATVLLVREGRIVGANEFTLDKGLDAGEAELIEGFLLRYYGTASYVPREVVVPALPEEPQAAEAWLRGLRGTNVRLLVPQRGDKRSLLDLASTNARHSLTRYKHRTRYDEERLNRALLELESALALPAPPLRIECYDISTLHGRHSVGSMVVFTGGRADKAAYRRFKVRLPAEEANDVAMMAEVLRRRFAREGAGDTRFARQRPDLLLIDGGKPQLNAVRAVLDELGMSHVPLASLAKREEELWRPGWDEPVVLPSGSPSLYLVKRVRDEAHRFAVEYHRELRGKAMTASVLDEIPGVGPKRKKALLKHFGGIRKLRAATAEEIAAVPGVTRDVAEAVAEALQGE, from the coding sequence ATGGACACAACCCCGGACATCCAGGCACAGCTCGGCCACGTGCCCGACGCACCCGGCGTCTACCTGTGGAAGCAGGCCGGCGAGGTCCTCTACGTGGGCAAGGCGAAGTCGCTCCGCAAGCGGATGAGGCAGTACACGGGCGGGCACGACGACCGGGCGATGGTGCCGCGGATGATGGCGCGCGTGGACTCGTTCGACTACGTGACCACCACCACCGAGGCCGAGTCGATGATCCTCGAGGCCAACCTCATCAAGGAGCTCCGGCCGCCGTACAACGTGGACTTCAAGGACGACAAGAGCTTCCCGTTCATCGCGCTCACGCTCTCGGACCCGTTCCCCGCGATCAAGTACACGCGCGAGAAGCACAAGCCGGGAACGCGCTACTTCGGCCCGTACACCGACGCCCGGGCGGCGCGCGAGACGATGGAGGTCGTGCGGCGTGTCTACCCCGTGTGCCGCGCAACCTGCGTGGAGTGGAAGCGCCTGACCGCGCGCAGTGGTGAGCCCACCGGCACCGCGTGCTTCGACTACCACGTGGGCAAGGGCCCCGGGCCGTGCGTGGGCGCGATCACGCAGGCCGAGTATCGCGAGCGGATCGACAAGATCGCCGCGTTCCTCGAGGGGCGGCAGCGGGAGGTGGCCGACGAGCTCGAACGGGCGATGCGCGTGGCGGCCGCCGATCTCGACTACGAGCGAGCGGCGCGGCTCCGCAACTCGCTCGACGCCGTGCGCGCCTCGCTCGAGCGGCAGCGCGTGGTCTCGGATCGTCCTCTCGACCTCGACGTCATCGGCCTCGAGCGCGAGGAGACGATCACCGGCGCAACCGTGCTCCTGGTGCGGGAAGGCCGGATCGTGGGCGCCAACGAGTTCACGCTCGACAAAGGACTCGACGCGGGGGAGGCGGAGTTGATCGAGGGCTTCCTCCTCCGCTACTACGGCACCGCGTCGTACGTACCGCGCGAGGTGGTGGTGCCTGCGCTGCCCGAGGAGCCGCAGGCGGCCGAGGCATGGCTGCGCGGCCTGCGCGGCACCAACGTACGGTTGCTCGTGCCCCAGCGGGGCGACAAGCGGTCGCTCCTGGATCTCGCGTCCACGAACGCGCGCCACTCGCTCACACGCTACAAGCACCGCACCCGCTACGACGAGGAGCGGCTCAACCGTGCGTTGCTGGAGCTCGAGAGCGCGCTCGCGCTCCCGGCGCCGCCGCTGCGCATCGAGTGCTACGACATCTCCACGCTCCACGGGCGTCACTCGGTGGGCTCGATGGTGGTCTTCACCGGCGGACGTGCCGACAAGGCGGCGTACCGGCGCTTCAAGGTGCGGTTGCCTGCCGAGGAAGCCAACGACGTCGCCATGATGGCCGAGGTGTTGCGGCGCAGGTTCGCACGCGAAGGTGCGGGGGACACGCGGTTCGCCCGGCAACGGCCCGACCTGCTTCTCATCGACGGCGGCAAGCCGCAACTCAACGCCGTGCGGGCGGTGCTCGACGAGCTCGGCATGAGCCACGTGCCGTTGGCTTCACTCGCCAAGCGCGAGGAGGAGCTGTGGCGGCCCGGCTGGGACGAGCCGGTGGTGCTGCCGAGCGGCTCACCGTCGCTCTATCTCGTGAAGCGGGTGCGTGACGAGGCGCACCGCTTCGCGGTCGAATACCACCGCGAGCTGCGTGGCAAGGCGATGACCGCGTCCGTGCTCGACGAGATCCCCGGCGTGGGTCCCAAGCGCAAGAAGGCGCTCCTCAAGCACTTCGGCGGCATCCGCAAGCTGCGCGCCGCGACTGCCGAGGAGATCGCGGCCGTGCCCGGCGTGACGCGCGATGTGGCCGAGGCGGTTGCCGAGGCGCTCCAGGGGGAGTAG
- a CDS encoding cell wall-binding repeat-containing protein: MRRIVRSSRAGRRALRSLPLVLLAAALVLPSTVYGFTEPVPLEIEKITKGAEDMPPAADGYSQEAAMTPDGRYIAFASDAWNLVEGDTNRTTDVFVLDTTTGVTERVSLSSDGLEGSDSSYEPSISDDGRYVAFRSYSDDLVTGDVNYTSDVFVHDRDTGVTELVSVSSAGVQANGYCYTPAISGDGRHVAFVSTSQGLAPGDDALWYEKVYAHDRETGDTVLVSVNPSGFGSNSSSHEPSMSYDGRFVAFRSYASDLVPMDTNGQSDVFVRDMVAGVTQRVSIFSGGVEANSYSWYPDISSDGRWVAFTSQASNLVASDTNYGADIFVHDRMSGATELVSVSSAGLQGIGTSYYPSISNDGRFVSFGSYAAFVGDDTNGTEDIYLRDRQLGTTVRVSVAEDGGDPDYWSNEARVSDDGDRVAFMSVASNLVADDWAGHPDVFYRDISAGTTTLVSVGGVITEPMDDSRFSRISADGRYVVFQTWAPNLVLGDDNDETDVFVHDRETGELEMVSVSSDGVQGDGCSSHPSISADGRYVAFQSRASNLVEDDTNGYADVFVHDRETGVTERVSMSTDGVQTGDCSSWPYISADGNAVVFRSEWDIASEDTNGYVDIYVHYRDTGVTELVTVNTAGVAGDDSAHWPSPNQDGTIIAFRSEASDLVEDDTNGNADIFVRDMTAGVTERVSVSTLGTEADDCSRWPSITADGRYVAFQSGARNLLDDAPEEWNDGDIFVRDREEGTTIRITNADPDAAPIDVKLIIEDPEASNEANGCSANPAISADGAYVVYSSEASNLVADDANGTTDVFAYEMATGETARVAAVYGSEGSGPLKVAARREPAKPSISADGTYVAFCSNAGDLIRGVTVNSWVDQVYVAKVTERNSAPQIEPIGNRIIAEGKKFAFTASAIDTESQVVTFTLDPSAPEGAAITPDGEFAWTPTEAQGPRTYELTVTASDGVLTSSESFILRVVEVNVPPVLAPIGAKSVDEGSELTFTATATDSDLPAQMVTFSLGDDVPEGATITPGGVFSWTPTEEQGPAVHAVTVIASDGVATDSEVVFVNVGAVDVMVTPVQGDDRVGTAIEVSRQAFPDGAVYALVATAFDWPDAICGSGLAGALDAPILLTAPDQLPDAVKAEIERLGATDIIVLGGTSVVSDAVRGQLAALPGVESVERIAGGNRYETADAVVARTLSELGAAWDGTALVSTGAAFPDALGASPLAAGKGWPLYLVQPDAATHAARAAALEADGVTNAVILGGTGVVPASFESALADVIGANAVDRIAGGNRYETAALVAEYGVSQAGLGWDGVAFATGENFPDALAGGVLQGRAGSVMLLTPSDTLAPSARAALIAHGSSISEVRFFGGTSAVSTSVRLEVANLLAE, translated from the coding sequence ATGCGTCGTATCGTCCGATCGTCAAGGGCGGGTAGGCGAGCGCTTCGATCGCTCCCGCTGGTGCTTCTGGCGGCAGCGCTCGTTCTGCCATCCACGGTGTACGGCTTCACCGAGCCGGTGCCGCTGGAGATCGAGAAGATCACAAAGGGCGCCGAGGATATGCCTCCCGCAGCGGACGGCTACTCCCAGGAAGCGGCGATGACGCCTGACGGGCGCTACATCGCGTTCGCTTCCGACGCATGGAATCTGGTGGAGGGTGACACCAATCGGACGACCGATGTGTTCGTGTTGGACACGACCACAGGGGTCACCGAGCGTGTGAGCCTTTCCAGCGATGGGCTTGAGGGATCGGATTCGAGCTATGAGCCGTCGATCAGCGACGATGGACGGTACGTCGCGTTCCGCTCGTACTCTGACGACCTCGTGACCGGTGACGTCAACTACACGTCGGACGTGTTCGTGCACGATCGCGACACCGGCGTGACCGAGCTGGTGAGCGTCAGCAGCGCTGGGGTGCAGGCCAACGGCTACTGCTACACCCCGGCGATCAGCGGCGACGGGCGCCATGTGGCGTTCGTATCGACTTCACAGGGTCTTGCGCCCGGAGATGACGCCCTGTGGTATGAGAAGGTCTACGCGCATGATCGCGAGACCGGGGACACGGTCCTGGTGAGTGTCAACCCCTCCGGGTTCGGCAGCAACAGCAGTTCCCATGAGCCCTCCATGAGCTACGATGGCCGCTTCGTGGCGTTCCGTTCCTATGCGAGCGACCTGGTCCCCATGGACACCAACGGACAGTCCGATGTGTTCGTGCGCGACATGGTGGCGGGTGTCACACAGCGCGTGAGCATCTTCTCTGGCGGCGTCGAGGCGAACTCCTACTCCTGGTACCCGGATATCAGCTCCGACGGCCGGTGGGTGGCGTTCACTTCCCAGGCGAGCAACCTGGTGGCATCAGACACCAACTATGGCGCCGACATCTTCGTGCACGACCGCATGAGCGGTGCCACCGAGCTGGTGAGCGTTTCGAGCGCCGGGCTCCAGGGGATAGGGACATCCTACTATCCCAGCATCAGCAATGATGGCCGCTTCGTCTCGTTCGGGTCGTACGCAGCGTTCGTTGGCGACGACACGAACGGTACCGAGGACATCTACCTTCGGGACAGGCAGCTCGGGACCACCGTGAGGGTGAGCGTTGCCGAGGATGGGGGAGACCCCGACTACTGGTCGAACGAGGCCCGCGTGTCCGACGATGGTGACAGGGTGGCGTTCATGTCGGTCGCCTCGAACCTGGTCGCCGACGATTGGGCCGGACACCCTGACGTCTTCTACCGTGACATCAGCGCGGGCACCACGACGCTGGTGAGTGTGGGTGGCGTCATCACCGAGCCCATGGATGACTCGCGGTTCTCGCGGATCAGCGCCGACGGCCGCTATGTCGTGTTCCAGACGTGGGCGCCCAACCTGGTGCTTGGTGACGACAATGACGAGACCGATGTCTTCGTCCACGACCGTGAGACTGGCGAACTCGAGATGGTGAGCGTCTCCAGCGACGGCGTCCAGGGCGATGGATGCTCCAGCCATCCGTCGATCAGCGCTGATGGCAGGTACGTCGCCTTCCAGTCGCGCGCCAGCAATCTGGTGGAGGACGACACGAACGGATATGCCGACGTGTTCGTCCACGACCGGGAGACCGGTGTCACGGAGCGCGTGAGCATGAGCACCGATGGCGTGCAGACGGGCGACTGTTCCTCGTGGCCGTACATCAGCGCCGACGGCAACGCGGTGGTCTTCCGCTCGGAGTGGGATATCGCTTCGGAGGACACCAACGGGTACGTGGACATCTACGTGCACTACCGTGACACGGGTGTCACCGAGCTCGTGACCGTCAACACCGCGGGCGTAGCCGGGGATGATAGCGCCCACTGGCCGTCGCCTAACCAGGACGGCACGATCATCGCGTTCCGTTCCGAGGCGTCGGACCTCGTGGAGGACGATACCAATGGCAACGCGGACATCTTCGTGCGTGACATGACCGCAGGTGTCACCGAGCGCGTGAGCGTGAGCACGCTCGGCACGGAGGCGGACGACTGCTCGCGGTGGCCGTCGATAACCGCTGACGGTCGTTACGTCGCATTCCAGTCGGGCGCGCGCAACCTGCTCGACGACGCGCCGGAGGAGTGGAACGACGGGGACATCTTCGTCCGCGATCGCGAAGAGGGCACCACGATCCGCATCACGAACGCCGATCCCGATGCGGCCCCGATCGATGTGAAACTCATCATCGAGGATCCGGAAGCATCGAACGAGGCCAACGGCTGCTCGGCCAATCCTGCCATCAGTGCCGATGGCGCGTATGTCGTGTATTCCTCGGAGGCGTCCAACCTTGTTGCTGACGACGCCAACGGCACGACGGACGTCTTCGCGTACGAGATGGCGACCGGTGAGACCGCCCGGGTGGCTGCCGTGTACGGCTCGGAGGGCTCGGGCCCGCTGAAGGTGGCCGCCCGTCGCGAGCCGGCCAAGCCCTCTATCAGCGCCGACGGGACGTACGTGGCCTTCTGCTCCAACGCAGGCGATCTCATACGTGGCGTGACGGTCAACAGCTGGGTCGACCAGGTCTACGTCGCCAAGGTGACCGAGCGGAACTCGGCGCCGCAGATCGAGCCGATCGGCAACCGTATCATCGCCGAAGGCAAGAAGTTCGCATTCACGGCCTCGGCCATCGACACGGAGTCGCAGGTCGTGACGTTCACGCTCGACCCCTCGGCGCCCGAGGGCGCCGCGATCACGCCTGACGGCGAGTTCGCGTGGACGCCCACCGAGGCTCAGGGTCCGCGTACCTACGAACTCACGGTCACCGCGAGCGACGGCGTTCTCACGAGCAGCGAGTCGTTCATCCTGCGCGTGGTGGAGGTCAACGTACCGCCGGTGCTCGCTCCCATCGGGGCGAAGTCGGTGGACGAGGGCTCCGAGCTCACCTTCACGGCGACCGCTACGGACAGCGACCTGCCGGCGCAGATGGTGACGTTCAGTCTGGGCGACGACGTCCCCGAGGGCGCTACGATCACACCGGGTGGCGTGTTCAGCTGGACGCCAACGGAGGAACAGGGTCCGGCGGTCCATGCGGTCACGGTGATCGCATCCGACGGCGTGGCCACCGACAGCGAGGTCGTGTTCGTGAACGTGGGCGCCGTTGACGTGATGGTCACCCCCGTCCAGGGCGATGACCGTGTGGGTACGGCGATCGAGGTCTCCAGGCAGGCGTTCCCCGACGGCGCCGTGTACGCGCTGGTCGCCACGGCGTTCGACTGGCCGGACGCGATCTGCGGCAGCGGGCTTGCGGGTGCGCTCGACGCACCGATCCTGCTCACCGCCCCGGACCAGCTCCCGGATGCCGTGAAGGCCGAGATCGAACGCCTCGGCGCGACCGATATCATCGTCCTCGGCGGTACGAGCGTCGTATCCGATGCGGTACGTGGCCAGCTGGCAGCGCTGCCCGGCGTGGAGTCGGTGGAGCGCATCGCGGGCGGCAATCGTTACGAGACCGCCGACGCCGTGGTGGCGCGCACGCTGAGCGAGTTGGGCGCGGCGTGGGATGGCACCGCGCTGGTGAGCACAGGCGCCGCGTTCCCGGACGCGCTCGGCGCTTCACCGCTCGCGGCAGGCAAGGGCTGGCCGCTCTACCTGGTGCAGCCGGATGCAGCAACGCATGCGGCTCGTGCGGCGGCGCTCGAGGCTGACGGCGTGACCAACGCGGTCATCCTCGGCGGGACCGGCGTGGTGCCGGCATCCTTCGAGTCGGCTCTGGCGGACGTGATCGGCGCAAACGCTGTGGACCGGATCGCCGGCGGCAACCGCTACGAGACAGCGGCCCTGGTGGCCGAGTACGGCGTGTCGCAGGCGGGCCTCGGCTGGGATGGCGTGGCTTTCGCCACCGGCGAGAACTTCCCCGATGCGCTTGCAGGCGGCGTGCTGCAGGGCAGGGCAGGCAGCGTCATGCTGCTCACGCCCTCCGACACGCTCGCACCGAGTGCCCGCGCAGCGCTGATCGCGCACGGCAGCTCCATCAGCGAGGTCCGCTTCTTCGGCGGGACCTCCGCGGTGAGCACGAGCGTACGGCTCGAGGTGGCGAACCTGCTGGCCGAGTAG